A single Mytilus trossulus isolate FHL-02 chromosome 12, PNRI_Mtr1.1.1.hap1, whole genome shotgun sequence DNA region contains:
- the LOC134692686 gene encoding uncharacterized protein LOC134692686, producing MTGLGKDLQNYLSRSNKDTNISVSDDSNSTGFSLGRLNFFNKSEKSSLNDTNDVANGWFSQAQKDPYLPSLTKKQRILGFILCLLMGTFCFSLASLYIPLLILKARKFAVLYTLGSLFIISSFSLLWGPMNHFKHLFSVERLPFTTAYFGSMLATLYFSLWLRSTVFTVIFAVIQILALVWYIVSYIPGGQTGLKFFSKIFYSVASKTASKTLPV from the exons atgacaggCTTAGGAAAGGATCTGCAAAATTACCTCTCGCGAAGTAACAAAGATACAAATATCTCAGTATCAGATGACTCAAATAGCACCGGTTTTAGCCTAGGAAGACTAAACTTTTTTAATAAGTCAGAAAAAAGCTCACTAAATGATACTAATGACGTGGCAAATGGATGGTTTTCTCAAGCACAAAAAGATCCGTATTTACCAAGTCTT acaAAGAAACAAAGAATCCTGGGATTTATACTATGTTTACTGATgggaacattttgtttttcattg GCAAGTTTGTACATTCCTTTACTGATACTGAAAGCCAGGAAGTTTGCAGTTTTATACACATTAGgcagtttatttattatatccAG TTTCTCATTGTTATGGGGACCAATGAATCACTTTAAACATTTATTCTCTGTTGAGAGACTACCATTTACAACAGCATATTTTGGATCCATGCTAGCAACATTATATTTTTCACTGTGG TTAAGAAGTACAGTGTTTACAGTAATATTTGCTGTTATACAGATTTTAGCATTAGTTTG gTACATTGTGAGCTACATACCAGGTGGACAGacaggattgaaatttttctccaaaatattttattcagttGCATCAAAGACAGCTTCTAAAACACTGCCAGTATAG
- the LOC134692688 gene encoding pleckstrin homology domain-containing family M member 2-like isoform X2 gives MSITVNRSSFKDRIVENVAKAIKAIQEIQIYHTSDEPVVLTSDDRPARKLLEHLDHVLLHGLRHITNGYLKIVSEFSTKSTVKDIKRLANVSTDLGRGRAWLSIALNEGLMESYFRCFEGNIKLVKRSYVRDALVLDQQRLNVLITLISGIELVVFQLDYDVPYLDLGTALPQRRSRADSEESESDRLSLCSMDSVASNASKNMIISRNSPVIVDDEDRSHSTQMNGYLGQIDENIETKFDRLDSVMTEDIEPEDTSIEIIHVKRGSGKAKKTKGKKNKKEPVIGTVGTDEQSPKNSNVKRPNELTLDLTTAEVQEQYEHIENLEKDVKPFYKLAHSVKEDDLITPDEPNHLKSHSLVNENPPSCLPDEEKTDFYDKSLDISEKSVSDDGDNFIEDDYIQECTNPIKPCDNDQFAEKVIKKFQNKHNVTLSMNGDFYNSGSKFVNKADVVEGDVNELDNNTHKSAIFEHPGNGDVNTTLKEHLVPKIQDIKPINNHENDNSIHKNELQPTKEKTDHSTNQKSSTSQMQDLVDSMINNQSDIQLKHHMYEEEPEDTNLNESMNKSESLSEGELKLDNNTLLYLMLDVFDNSEEQFVKIFATTQGHTDGECIPVFLTLTDRSIYFLSQKQSDHRFYKDISIPFSSVDFINLGINGQSFHVVCTNRRNQYWITTGNQVLTKAIIDCITTICNQSRLTAITVYDDATTQKIALKKYINKECPNEDTTICCYSLVHWDTPSTKGHNPEKLHREGHLLYKLHEPPGGLMAMGSQYLQNPVSLIYGQSWKPAYVELKDGLLCIYNDKNDSKPVLFVQIGGEECSGCRRAKDTDRDHCIQIIKSDESSIQLALASGLEASDWLQSLCQAVAEGIDSKVTEKMGCMACCLVMSQHKLLMCHEDLQSSFYRTLGSANVIDVTSVLEDPNVKTYCVLVFESHDTNVSNEQWVLHFNSEQEKLRFIKSLSDCWKTHFEVEIPVFPVDDFALMKICQEMALLLKNKLTIKKS, from the exons ATGTCAATAACAGTCAATCGTTCTAGCTTTAAAGACAGAATTGTTGAAAATGTAGCAAAGGCAATAAAAGCG ATTCAAGAGATTCAGATTTACCATACGTCAGATGAACCAGTGGTACTGACAAGCGATGATAGACCAGCCAGAAAACTATTAGAACATCTTGATCATGTTTTATTACATGG GTTGAGGCATATCACAAATGgatatttgaaaattgtatcaGAATTCAGTACTAAAAGTACTGTGAAAGATATTAAAAGATTGGCCAATGTATCCACTGATTTAGGGAGAG GTAGAGCATGGCTGTCCATAGCACTGAATGAAGGTCTCATGGAAAGTTATTTCAGATGCTTTGAAGGGAATATAAAACTGGTAAAGAGGTCCTATGTGAGAGATGCCTTAGTTTTAGATCAACAG aGACTAAATGTGCTGATAACACTTATATCTGGTATTGAATTGGTTGTCTTCCAGTTAGATTAT GATGTGCCATATCTTGACCTTGGAACAGCTCTGCCTCAGAGAAGAAGTAGGGCAGACTCAGAGGAGTCAGAAAGCGACAGGTTATCACTGTGTAGTATGGACAGTGTGGCTTCCAATGCCAGTAAAAATATG ATTATATCTCGAAACAGTCCTGTTATTGTTGATGATGAGGATAGAAGTCATAGCACCCAGATGAATGGGTATCTAGGACAGAttgatgaaaatattgaaaccaAATTTGATAGATTAGACAGTGTAATGACAGAAGATATTGAACCTGAGGACACCAGTATAGAGatcatacatgtaaaaagaGGAAGTGGTAaggcaaaaaaaacaaaaggtaaaaagaacaaaaaggaACCAGTTATAGGCACAGTGGGCACAGATGAACAAAGTcctaaaaattcaaatgttaaaagACCTAATGAGTTAACGTTAGATTTgacaacagcagaagttcaGGAACAGTACGAACACATAGAAAATTTAGAGAAAGACGTAAAGCCCTTCTACAAATTAGCCCATAGTGTGAAAGAAGACGACTTAATAACACCTGATGAGCCAAATCATTTAAAGTCACATAGTTTAGTTAATGAAAATCCTCCATCTTGTTTGCCAGATGAAGAAAAGACAGATTTCTACGATAAATCATTAGATATATCAGAAAAATCTGTGAGTGACGATGGTGACAATTTTATAGAAGATGATTACATTCAGGAATGTACAAATCCAATTAAACCTTGTGATAACGATCAATTTGCAGAAAAGGTgattaaaaaattccaaaataaacataatgTCACTCTTTCAATGAATGGAGATTTCTATAACAGTGGtagtaaatttgtaaataaagcaGACGTCGTTGAGGGTGATGTCAATGAACTTGATAATAATACTCATAAAAGTGCAATATTTGAACATCCTGGCAATGGGGATGTTAACACTACATTGAAAGAACATTTAGTCCCAAAAATCCAGGATATTAAACCAATTaataaccatgaaaatgataattcaatccacaaaaatgaaCTGCAGCCAACCAAAGAGAAAACAGACCATTCAACCAATCAGAAGTCTTCTACTTCCCAAATGCAGGACCTTGTTGACAGTATGATTAATAACCAATCAGATATTCAGTTAAAGCATCACATGTATGAAGAAGAACCAGAAGATACAAACCTAAATGAAAGCATGAACAAGAGTGAAAGTTTAAGTGAAGGAGAACTTAA attagACAATAACACCctattatatttgatgttagaTGTATTTGATAATTCTGAAGAACAGTTTGTCAAG atatttgcCACAACGCAAGGTCACACAGATGGTGAATGTATTCCAGTATTTTTAACACTAACAGACAGATCCATTTACTTTCTCAGTCAAAAACAGAGTGATCATAgattttataaagatatttctATACCATTTTCTTCAGTAGATTTTATCAAT CTTGGTATTAATGGACAAAGTTTTCATGTGGTGTGTACCAACAGAAGGAACCAGTATTGGATAACAACAGGGAACCAGGTATTAACAAA aGCTATAATAGACTGCATAACAACAATCTGTAACCAGAGTAGACTTACTGCAATAACTGTTTACGATGACGCCACTACACAGAAAATAGCTCTcaagaaatacataaataaagagTGTCCAAATGAG GACACAACTATCTGTTGCTATTCACTGGTCCACTGGGACACACCCTCAACCAAGGGACATAACCCAGAGAAGCTACACAGGGAGGGACATTTATTGTACAAATTACATGAACCACCAGGAGGTTTAATGGCCATGGGAAGTCAATATCTACAAAATCCAGTCTCACTCATCTATGGACAGTCATGGAAACCAGCTTATGTTGAACTCAA GGATGGATTACTGTGTATTTATAATGACAAGAATGACAGTAAACCAGTACTCTTTGTACAGATAGGTGGAGAGGAGTGTAGTGGATGTCGAAGGGCGAAAGATACAGACAGGGATCATTGTATACAGATCATCAAATCTGATGAATCATCAATACAGCTAGCTCTAGCATCAGGCCTAGAAGCCAGTGATTGGTTACAGAGTTTGTGTCAGGCAGTTGCGGAGGGCATTGATTCA AAAGTGACAGAAAAGATGGGATGTATGGCTTGTTGTTTGGTCATGTCACAACACAAATTACTGATGTGTCATGAAGATTTACAATCTAGTTTTTATAGAACACTTGGAAGTGCTAATGTTATAGACGTC ACATCAGTACTAGAGGACCCTAATGTGAAAACTTATTGTGTTCTG gTTTTTGAATCCCATGACACCAACGTCAGCAATGAGCAGTGGGTACTTCATTTTAACTCGGAACAGGAGAAGTTACGGTTCATCAAGTCGCTGTCAGATTGTTGGAAAACACATTTTGAG gtTGAAATTCCTGTTTTTCCTGTAGACGATTTTGCTCTTATGAAGATTTGTCAAGAAATGGCACTATTACTCAAAAacaaattgactataaagaagTCTTAA
- the LOC134692688 gene encoding pleckstrin homology domain-containing family M member 2-like isoform X1, with amino-acid sequence MSITVNRSSFKDRIVENVAKAIKAIQEIQIYHTSDEPVVLTSDDRPARKLLEHLDHVLLHGLRHITNGYLKIVSEFSTKSTVKDIKRLANVSTDLGRGRAWLSIALNEGLMESYFRCFEGNIKLVKRSYVRDALVLDQQRLNVLITLISGIELVVFQLDYDVPYLDLGTALPQRRSRADSEESESDRLSLCSMDSVASNASKNMIISRNSPVIVDDEDRSHSTQMNGYLGQIDENIETKFDRLDSVMTEDIEPEDTSIEIIHVKRGSGKAKKTKGKKNKKEPVIGTVGTDEQSPKNSNVKRPNELTLDLTTAEVQEQYEHIENLEKDVKPFYKLAHSVKEDDLITPDEPNHLKSHSLVNENPPSCLPDEEKTDFYDKSLDISEKSVSDDGDNFIEDDYIQECTNPIKPCDNDQFAEKVIKKFQNKHNVTLSMNGDFYNSGSKFVNKADVVEGDVNELDNNTHKSAIFEHPGNGDVNTTLKEHLVPKIQDIKPINNHENDNSIHKNELQPTKEKTDHSTNQKSSTSQMQDLVDSMINNQSDIQLKHHMYEEEPEDTNLNESMNKSESLSEGELKLDNNTLLYLMLDVFDNSEEQFVKIFATTQGHTDGECIPVFLTLTDRSIYFLSQKQSDHRFYKDISIPFSSVDFINLGINGQSFHVVCTNRRNQYWITTGNQVLTKAIIDCITTICNQSRLTAITVYDDATTQKIALKKYINKECPNEDTTICCYSLVHWDTPSTKGHNPEKLHREGHLLYKLHEPPGGLMAMGSQYLQNPVSLIYGQSWKPAYVELKDGLLCIYNDKNDSKPVLFVQIGGEECSGCRRAKDTDRDHCIQIIKSDESSIQLALASGLEASDWLQSLCQAVAEGIDSKVTEKMGCMACCLVMSQHKLLMCHEDLQSSFYRTLGSANVIDVTSVLEDPNVKTYLVLVFESHDTNVSNEQWVLHFNSEQEKLRFIKSLSDCWKTHFEVEIPVFPVDDFALMKICQEMALLLKNKLTIKKS; translated from the exons ATGTCAATAACAGTCAATCGTTCTAGCTTTAAAGACAGAATTGTTGAAAATGTAGCAAAGGCAATAAAAGCG ATTCAAGAGATTCAGATTTACCATACGTCAGATGAACCAGTGGTACTGACAAGCGATGATAGACCAGCCAGAAAACTATTAGAACATCTTGATCATGTTTTATTACATGG GTTGAGGCATATCACAAATGgatatttgaaaattgtatcaGAATTCAGTACTAAAAGTACTGTGAAAGATATTAAAAGATTGGCCAATGTATCCACTGATTTAGGGAGAG GTAGAGCATGGCTGTCCATAGCACTGAATGAAGGTCTCATGGAAAGTTATTTCAGATGCTTTGAAGGGAATATAAAACTGGTAAAGAGGTCCTATGTGAGAGATGCCTTAGTTTTAGATCAACAG aGACTAAATGTGCTGATAACACTTATATCTGGTATTGAATTGGTTGTCTTCCAGTTAGATTAT GATGTGCCATATCTTGACCTTGGAACAGCTCTGCCTCAGAGAAGAAGTAGGGCAGACTCAGAGGAGTCAGAAAGCGACAGGTTATCACTGTGTAGTATGGACAGTGTGGCTTCCAATGCCAGTAAAAATATG ATTATATCTCGAAACAGTCCTGTTATTGTTGATGATGAGGATAGAAGTCATAGCACCCAGATGAATGGGTATCTAGGACAGAttgatgaaaatattgaaaccaAATTTGATAGATTAGACAGTGTAATGACAGAAGATATTGAACCTGAGGACACCAGTATAGAGatcatacatgtaaaaagaGGAAGTGGTAaggcaaaaaaaacaaaaggtaaaaagaacaaaaaggaACCAGTTATAGGCACAGTGGGCACAGATGAACAAAGTcctaaaaattcaaatgttaaaagACCTAATGAGTTAACGTTAGATTTgacaacagcagaagttcaGGAACAGTACGAACACATAGAAAATTTAGAGAAAGACGTAAAGCCCTTCTACAAATTAGCCCATAGTGTGAAAGAAGACGACTTAATAACACCTGATGAGCCAAATCATTTAAAGTCACATAGTTTAGTTAATGAAAATCCTCCATCTTGTTTGCCAGATGAAGAAAAGACAGATTTCTACGATAAATCATTAGATATATCAGAAAAATCTGTGAGTGACGATGGTGACAATTTTATAGAAGATGATTACATTCAGGAATGTACAAATCCAATTAAACCTTGTGATAACGATCAATTTGCAGAAAAGGTgattaaaaaattccaaaataaacataatgTCACTCTTTCAATGAATGGAGATTTCTATAACAGTGGtagtaaatttgtaaataaagcaGACGTCGTTGAGGGTGATGTCAATGAACTTGATAATAATACTCATAAAAGTGCAATATTTGAACATCCTGGCAATGGGGATGTTAACACTACATTGAAAGAACATTTAGTCCCAAAAATCCAGGATATTAAACCAATTaataaccatgaaaatgataattcaatccacaaaaatgaaCTGCAGCCAACCAAAGAGAAAACAGACCATTCAACCAATCAGAAGTCTTCTACTTCCCAAATGCAGGACCTTGTTGACAGTATGATTAATAACCAATCAGATATTCAGTTAAAGCATCACATGTATGAAGAAGAACCAGAAGATACAAACCTAAATGAAAGCATGAACAAGAGTGAAAGTTTAAGTGAAGGAGAACTTAA attagACAATAACACCctattatatttgatgttagaTGTATTTGATAATTCTGAAGAACAGTTTGTCAAG atatttgcCACAACGCAAGGTCACACAGATGGTGAATGTATTCCAGTATTTTTAACACTAACAGACAGATCCATTTACTTTCTCAGTCAAAAACAGAGTGATCATAgattttataaagatatttctATACCATTTTCTTCAGTAGATTTTATCAAT CTTGGTATTAATGGACAAAGTTTTCATGTGGTGTGTACCAACAGAAGGAACCAGTATTGGATAACAACAGGGAACCAGGTATTAACAAA aGCTATAATAGACTGCATAACAACAATCTGTAACCAGAGTAGACTTACTGCAATAACTGTTTACGATGACGCCACTACACAGAAAATAGCTCTcaagaaatacataaataaagagTGTCCAAATGAG GACACAACTATCTGTTGCTATTCACTGGTCCACTGGGACACACCCTCAACCAAGGGACATAACCCAGAGAAGCTACACAGGGAGGGACATTTATTGTACAAATTACATGAACCACCAGGAGGTTTAATGGCCATGGGAAGTCAATATCTACAAAATCCAGTCTCACTCATCTATGGACAGTCATGGAAACCAGCTTATGTTGAACTCAA GGATGGATTACTGTGTATTTATAATGACAAGAATGACAGTAAACCAGTACTCTTTGTACAGATAGGTGGAGAGGAGTGTAGTGGATGTCGAAGGGCGAAAGATACAGACAGGGATCATTGTATACAGATCATCAAATCTGATGAATCATCAATACAGCTAGCTCTAGCATCAGGCCTAGAAGCCAGTGATTGGTTACAGAGTTTGTGTCAGGCAGTTGCGGAGGGCATTGATTCA AAAGTGACAGAAAAGATGGGATGTATGGCTTGTTGTTTGGTCATGTCACAACACAAATTACTGATGTGTCATGAAGATTTACAATCTAGTTTTTATAGAACACTTGGAAGTGCTAATGTTATAGACGTCACATCAGTACTAGAGGACCCTAACGTTAAAACTTATTTAGTTCTT gTTTTTGAATCCCATGACACCAACGTCAGCAATGAGCAGTGGGTACTTCATTTTAACTCGGAACAGGAGAAGTTACGGTTCATCAAGTCGCTGTCAGATTGTTGGAAAACACATTTTGAG gtTGAAATTCCTGTTTTTCCTGTAGACGATTTTGCTCTTATGAAGATTTGTCAAGAAATGGCACTATTACTCAAAAacaaattgactataaagaagTCTTAA